In Primulina huaijiensis isolate GDHJ02 chromosome 6, ASM1229523v2, whole genome shotgun sequence, a single window of DNA contains:
- the LOC140978896 gene encoding homogentisate phytyltransferase 1, chloroplastic-like gives MPANTSADDISIGRFGRNYGEPQPQHRQRISNKPRHDVLITHPEKDDGIVHVKSLRSESSLLYGLYQFSRPHTILGTILGITSVSTLALNSWTQVSPVFLLEVFKAIVPTFFMNIFVVGLNQIYDVEIDKVNKPYLPLASGVISMKLGVGVVAISLIKSLALGMISGSPALMAALLCLLLFGSLYSIELPFMRWKRDPFLAATTIVISRALVIQFAYFIHIQIYVLGEPLVFSRAVIFAACFMFLFVSVISLFKDIPDVEGDEMHGFKSFSVKLGQERVSDT, from the exons ATGCCCGCAAATACTTCGGCAGATGATATAAGCATCGGCAGATTTGGCCGTAACTATGGGGAGCCTCAGCCGCAACATCGGCAGAGGATCAGCAATAAGCCCAGACACGACGTACTCATAACGCATCCGGAAAAAGATGATGGCATTGTACATGTGAAGAGCTTAAGGAGTGAAAGTAGCTTGTTGTATGGTCTCTATCAGTTTTCACGTCCACATACCATACTCGGAACG ATTCTGGGCATAACATCAGTTTCCACTCTGGCCTTGAATTCGTGGACTCAAGTGTCACCTGTTTTTCTTTTGGAAGTGTTCAAG GCAATTGTTCCAACCTTTTTTATGAATATATTTGTGGTTGGACTTAACCaaatatatgatgttgaaatagACAAG GTGAACAAACCCTATCTTCCTTTAGCTTCTGGAGTAATATCAATGAAGTTGGGGGTTGGAGTCGTGGCTATATCTCTTATAAAG AGTCTTGCCTTGGGAATGATATCTGGATCACCGGCCCTAATGGCTGCTCTCCTTTGCTTGCTTTTATTTGGAAGTTTATACTCCATAGAG TTGCCTTTTATGAGGTGGAAACGAGATCCATTTCTTGCAGCAACAACCATTGTAATATCTCGGGCTCTAGTGATTCAATTCGCTTACTTTATTCATATACAG ATATACGTTCTTGGTGAACCATTGGTGTTTTCAAGGGCAGTTATATTTGCAGCTTGTTTCATGTTCCTATTTGTTAGCGTTATTTCCTTGTTCAAG gaCATACCCGATGTTGAAGGAGACGAAATGCATGGTTTTAAATCATTCAGCGTCAAGCTTGGACAAGAACGTGTAAGTGATACATGA